The sequence below is a genomic window from Synechococcus sp. PCC 7335.
TGCCTTTCAGTGCGCTTTTGGGTGGCGATCGCATGAGCCACCGCCTGACGCATAGCGATTAAATCACGCTGCATATCCTGCAGCGTCTGCTGCAGGATCTTTTCAGGATCTTCAGCCCCCTTTACTAGCGTATTGACATTAGAGCGAACCAAGCGCGAAATGCGATCAAGCAGTCCCATCGGTAGAGCTCTCCAGTGAACTTACTGAATTAAAGATAGCGCTGGATACACTCGTACGCTATATGGCAAGTTTCTTTACTCTGTCGTAGGACCATACACTTCAGCCACAATGTTATTCTCTTTTAATTTTTCAAGAAACTGCTCTGCGGATTGAGCGTTGCTAAAAGCTCCTACCTGAATCCGATTACCATCGGCAAACCGACGGACAAAAGCTTCACTGATAGATTGTCTAATTTGCCAGAGACCCTGCTCTGATCTGAAAGGAACCGTGACGTAGTAGGTTTGCCCAATCGGCAATACAGCGGCCTGTGTCTCAGTCGCTACTGAAGCTGAGTTAGGTCTAGCCACAGACGGTATGACGGTCTCTACTGGTCCCGCCGAAGATAGCCCTGATGGATGAGAAGGCGTCGTCGGTGGCTGCCCTGCGCTAATAGTACTAGGAATGATAGGGTCACTTTTGGGCATCTGCAGCGAGCTAAGATTGTCAATTTTAAGTTGGACGAATTCAGCGCTCGATAGGTCTGGTCCAGGCGGGTCAAACGTCGCAGCAGCGGTGTTTTCTATACCAAGAACCGGACTAGGATCAGCCAGTTCGTTGGCTAGACGCTGCTCGGCAAGCGAATTTGACATGACGTAGCTAGCCCCCAATCCGGTTAGGAGTCCTAAGCAGCCCAGCACTGCGCCAGCTAGTAGAGAAACGGTTTTACGTCTAGATTGACCAGTAGCTGCAAGCTCAGCTGGGTTGGGCTGTGCTGATTTGTCCTCTAGGCTTCCGATGAGTTTTGTAGAAGAGGCTAGGTAGCTGCTAGGCGTGCTTATTCCAGATAGAGTTTGCGCAGATTCCCCCGGCTGGTGAGCCTGTGTGACCTGACTTAGTGGGGAATGAGTTTGTGGAGCGATAGTAGGAACTATTCCACTGCCGACAGCTTTGGCTTTAGTCTGATCGGCTTCAGTCAGTGAGCTTAGTAAGGCGGATGTGGATATGCTTGCTGAATGACTGGTTAGCTCATTAGATGAGTTACTAGATTTTTGCTGCGCCCAGAAGCGGATCGATGGCGGATTAGCGTCTTGGCTGTCACGATCATAGTAACCAGCGGCCATTAGCTTTCTATTAGGCGGAACTGGCGGTGGGGTACTTACTAGAGTCGCCTCGACTGGTTCCACATCAGAAGCCGGATCGCTCTGTGTGTTTCTATAGGCATCTTCTCGGCAGATATCTTCTCCACTCAATCCTGTGAGCCGACGACTACGACGATACCGAGTTAGCTCAGCGTCTAGACTGATATCAACGCTGCCTAGTACAGCACCTAGCCGAGCCGATAATTCATGAGTAGTACGCTGCGTCGCCATGACAGACCCCTTCATTTGTAATAGTTAATAGAAGGTGCCCTATGTGACCAAGCGAAATAACATCATATCTTGATGTATCAATGCTGAACCCAACCCAAAAACCAATACATCTAAACCCAGTTTAACTATGGGACTAGAAGGCCTAAATAGCCTAATCAAGGGGCTAGAGACTCAA
It includes:
- a CDS encoding SPOR domain-containing protein, yielding MATQRTTHELSARLGAVLGSVDISLDAELTRYRRSRRLTGLSGEDICREDAYRNTQSDPASDVEPVEATLVSTPPPVPPNRKLMAAGYYDRDSQDANPPSIRFWAQQKSSNSSNELTSHSASISTSALLSSLTEADQTKAKAVGSGIVPTIAPQTHSPLSQVTQAHQPGESAQTLSGISTPSSYLASSTKLIGSLEDKSAQPNPAELAATGQSRRKTVSLLAGAVLGCLGLLTGLGASYVMSNSLAEQRLANELADPSPVLGIENTAAATFDPPGPDLSSAEFVQLKIDNLSSLQMPKSDPIIPSTISAGQPPTTPSHPSGLSSAGPVETVIPSVARPNSASVATETQAAVLPIGQTYYVTVPFRSEQGLWQIRQSISEAFVRRFADGNRIQVGAFSNAQSAEQFLEKLKENNIVAEVYGPTTE